One genomic window of Panicum hallii strain FIL2 chromosome 6, PHallii_v3.1, whole genome shotgun sequence includes the following:
- the LOC112898106 gene encoding uncharacterized protein LOC112898106, with protein MGTAKRRIAVSLSLLDSRTKARKYISEHMMKKKGVSIFALWEKAAKAKKIASTSTPNDVEIESNGSNMQLALVPAQNDGNFDEVDKVVLKNSLQNCKITCHEIQHEFIKSCAQETTKLVIEELGGQHFAILADESANVYQNEQLAVCLRYDDKKGPAVVRFLGIAHVEDTSAMTLKAALEQMLMKYNLTFAMLQLTLVAVAKESGDCTWFFGQLVILLNVLRNSCKKMRMLRMAQDEELIDALELEEACSVKIGKEYTTTEAQAAMTMLTSFRSFEFVFMAHLMQEIFGYTEDLSRSLQKKDQDIVNAMELVNLTKFHLQCLREEEGWNGFLQRVTSFCVKYKIEVVDMEGPYYPFGRPRRGFYNGAMNYHCFHVDMFVSIIDRQLQELNDRFEEVNTELLSCMAAFSPLNSFAAYDQAKLVTLATKFYPKDFTTEELSKLLWQLTMYISHVHRDERFQNLKNLCVLSVKLVDTEKDEQYYIIYKLLKLVLILPLATTSVEIVFSTMNFVKNKQRNKMGDEYLNNCLVTFIEREFFSRVKDEDIINLFQ; from the exons ATGGGAACGGCCAAACGGAGGATTGCTGTCAGTCTGTCACTTCTGGATTCAAGAACCAAAGCCAGGAAATACATATCAGAGCATATG ATGAAGAAGAAGGGTGTTAGCATATTTGCATTATGGGAGAAAGCTGCAAAGGCCAAAAAAATAGCCTCCACATCCACACCAAATGATGTTGAGATTGAGAGTAATGGGAGTAATATGCAGTTAGCACTTGTGCCAGCACAGAATGATG GAAATTTTGATGAGGTTGACAAGGTGGTTCTAAAGAATTCTCTACAAAACTGTAAGATTACATGCCATGAAATACAACATGAGTTCATCAAGTCTTGTGCCCAAGAAACTACTAAGCTAGTCATTGAAGAACTTGGTGGTCAACATTTTGCAATACTTGCTGATGAGTCTGCTAATGTGTATCAGAATGAGCAGCTAGCTGTTTGCTTGCGTTATGATGATAAAAAAGGACCAGCAGTTGTCAGGTTTCTTGGTATTGCCCATGTTGAAGATACTAGTGCCATGACACTTAAGGCTGCACTGGAGCAGATGCTTATGAAGTATAATTTGACCTTTGCAATG CTACAATTAACTCTTGTTGCTGTTGCTAAGGAGAGTGGGGATTGCACATGGTTTTTTGGACAGCTTGTTATCTTGTTAAATGTTCTTAGAAATTCTTGTAAAAAGATGAGAATGCTTCGAATGGCTCAGGATGAGGAACTCATTGATGCATTAGAGTTGGAGGAA GCGTGTTCAGTGAAGATTGGAAAAGAGTATACTACAACGGAGGCCCAAGCAGCTATGACTATGTTGACATCATTTCGGTCATTTGAGTTTGTATTCATGGCACACTTGATGCAAGAAATATTTGGTTATACTGAGGACTTGAGTAGAtctttgcaaaagaaagatCAAGATATTGTGAATGCTATGGAGCTTGTTAATCTTACAAAGTTTCATTTGCAATGCTTGCGGGAAGAGGAAGGATGGAATGGTTTTCTTCAAAGGGTCACTTCTTTTTGTGTGAAGTACAAGATTGAAGTTGTTGACATGGAGGGTCCTTATTATCCTTTTGGGAGACCTAGAAGAGGGTTCTATAATGGCGCAATGAACTATCACTGCTTCCATGTTGATATGTTTGTGAGCATCATTGATAGGCAACTTCAAGAACTAAATGACAGATTTGAGGAGGTAAACACAGAACTACTTTCTTGCATGGCAGCATTTAGTCCACTTAATTCATTTGCTGCTTATGATCAAGCCAAGTTGGTTACACTTGCTACAAAGTTTTATCCTAAGGATTTCACAACTGAGGAATTATCAAAACTTCTATGGCAGCTTACTATGTACATTTCTCATGTTCATAGAGATGAAAGGTTTCAAAATTTGAAGAACCTATGTGTGCTTTCAGTTAAGCTTGTGGACACTGAAAAAGATGAACAATATTATATTATTTACAAGCTTCTTAAGTTGGTGCTAATTCTTCCCTTAGCCACTACTAGTGTTGAAATAGTGTTTTCCACGATGAATTTTGTGAAGAACAAGCAAAGGAACAAAATGGGTGATGAATATTTGAACAATTGCTTGGTTACATTTATTGAGAGAGAATTCTTCAGTCGAGTGAAAGATGAGGATATCATCAATCTCTTCCAATAA